From a single Hemitrygon akajei chromosome 28, sHemAka1.3, whole genome shotgun sequence genomic region:
- the uqcc3 gene encoding ubiquinol-cytochrome-c reductase complex assembly factor 3 has product MSGRSLVLSAWALAALGAGGVCWLLVGPSEQRQRDIAKHHPEMNQDHWEDSRHRNAMVMEAIKKSAETQRNVALDTEWKKVFQSDPLPREPERGANDRK; this is encoded by the exons ATGAGCGGCCGGAGCCTGGTGCTGAGCGCTTGGGCGCTGGCGGCCCTGGGCGCCGGCGGTGTGTGCTGGTTGCTGGTGGGCCCGAGCGAGCAGCGCCAGCGGGACATCGCCAAG CACCACCCGGAAATGAACCAGGACCACTGGGAGGACAGCAGGCACAGGAACGCCATGGTGATGGAGGCCATCAAGAAGTCTGCGGAGACACAGAGGAACGTGGCTTTAGACACGGAATGGAAGAAGGTATTTCAGTCGGACCCCTTACCCAGGGAGCCGGAGAGGGGAGCCAACGATCGGAAATGA